One Osmerus mordax isolate fOsmMor3 chromosome 16, fOsmMor3.pri, whole genome shotgun sequence genomic window carries:
- the opn4.1 gene encoding melanopsin-like has translation MSYHHSTRKGIFCHPGEPNCTEVFTDHQQHLSARTSKHLHLPFHEPTHGPHIEHPHLFPTVDVPDHAHYIIGSVILMVGITGVLGNALVIYVFCRSRTLRTPSNLFVVNLAIADFLMSLTQSPVFFVASLHRRWVFGERACELYAFCGGLFGICSMMTLTAIAADRCMAITQPLASLGGMSRKRAVLVLVAVWLYSLGWSLPPFFGWSAYVPEGLQTSCSWDYMTFTAPVRAYTILLFTFVFFIPLGVIGGCYFAIFRAIRRIGREVQGMDCGDKAYERLRSEWRMAKVALGVILLFVVSWSPYSAVALTATAGYAHLLTPYMNSVPAVIAKASAIHNPIIYAITHPKYRAAIGRYVPLLRSFLRVREKELRSSFSSSNASSRRPTLTSQCSLGVGMGVGACVNGRWGKSRLSSVSDTESCWTESEADGSSVSSLPFIRRVSTEISADTAIHNQQQSGPAGQKEVSDSLRVSYIASPPSVFDGDSLDVGNLSDGKALLLSTN, from the coding sequence ATGAGTTACCATCATTCAACTAGGAAAGGAATTTTTTGCCATCCAGGGGAGCCTAACTGCACTGAGGTTTTTACCGACCATCAGCAGCATCTCTCTGCCAGGACATCTAAACATCTGCACCTCCCCTTCCACGAACCTACCCATGGGCCTCACATTGAGCATCCTCACCTTTTCCCTACAGTGGATGTCCCAGACCACGCACACTACATCATCGGCTCTGTCATCCTCATGGTGGGCATCACAGGGGTGCTGGGAAATGCCCTGGTCATTTATGTCTTCTGTCGCAGCCGCACCTTGCGCACACCCAGCAACTTGTTTGTAGTGAACCTGGCCATAGCTGACTTTCTCATGTCCCTGACCCAGTCGCCAGTGTTTTTTGTGGCCAGCCTACACCGCAGATGGGTTTTTGGAGAGCGTGCCTGCGAGCTCTATGCCTTTTGTGGTGGCCTCTTTGGCATCTGCTCCATGATGACCCTGACAGCCATCGCCGCCGACCGATGCATGGCCATCACCCAACCGCTGGCCTCACTCGGCGGGATGAGTAGGAAGCGGGCTGTTCTGGTGctggtggctgtgtggctgtactCGCTGGGCTGGAGTCTTCCGCCTTTCTTTGGTTGGAGCGCCTATGTGCCTGAGGGCCTCCAGACCTCCTGCAGCTGGGACTACATGACCTTCACGGCACCGGTGCGTGCCTacaccatcctcctcttcactttCGTCTTCTTCATCCCTCTGGGCGTGATAGGCGGCTGCTACTTTGCCATCTTCCGTGCCATCAGGCGAATTGGGCGCGAGGTTCAAGGAATGGACTGTGGTGACAAGGCGTACGAGCGCCTTCGCAGTGAGTGGCGCATGGCCAAGGTAGCGCTGGGGGTTATATTGCTTTTTGTAGTTTCTTGGTCACCCTACTCAGCAGTGGCACTGACCGCCACTGCGGGGTATGCCCACCTGCTGACCCCTTACATGAACTCAGTCCCTGCTGTGATCGCCAAGGCCTCAGCCATTCACAATCCAATCATCTATGCCATCACTCACCCAAAGTACCGCGCCGCCATTGGACGGTACGTACCACTGTTACGGTCCTTCCTGCGTGTCAGGGAGAAAGAACTGCGCTCATCTTTCAGCTCCAGCAACGCTTCCTCACGGCGACCCACTCTCACCAGCCAGTGCTCCCTGGGTGTTGGCATGGGCGTTGGGGCATGTGTCAATGGGCGTTGGGGCAAAAGCCGACTCTCCTCTGTTTCTGACACGGAATCTTGTTggacagagagtgaggcagaCGGCTCCAGCGTCAGCTCACTTCCATTCATCCGGCGAGTCTCCACTGAGATTTCTGCAGATACGGCCATTCACAACCAACAGCAAAGTGGGCCTGCTGGACAGAAAGAGGTGTCTGACAGTCTCAGAGTCAGCTACATCGCTAGCCCGCCTTCAGTATTTGATGGTGATTCATTGGATGTTGGGAATCTATCTGATGGCAAGGCTCTCCTGCTCTCTACCAACTGA
- the LOC136959005 gene encoding zinc finger protein 569-like gives MEVAQLNEVFKEKSVFHDIDESKYKESRVVNDRGGNDGGQKVCATLKQLSVRLRDCRKLLGSKDCIFLGQRHSYRSTRLNHSSLREEKKAQFCSECGKKFYSLAYLEMHQHVHRGVKPNHCADCGKGFTSMSGLVLHQGVHSRKKFHTCAYCKKTFFGLRELKTHQWTHTVDQPYHCSDCGLGFIKLKDLNMHLPKHGVEKPYHCEDCGKNFSALTGLTTHQRIHSGEKPYHCTECEKDFVTSSALSSHQRTHSKEKSFQCTDCGKLFKRPAELKTHLVIHREDRPYQCSDCGKDFRRMSGLKLHWRTHTGEKPYTCQDCGKKFAQRPHLKAHQVTHTGERPFCCTDCGKGFTQSSHLRSHQKMYHKGEKPFSCTDCGKSFTIPHYLKMHRLSHTKEKLYHCSYCEKMFSYDNALRAHERIHTGEKPYSCNICGDSFRTSGSLLIHTRRHTGEKPYCCITCGKSYTTGRALQLHEMNHTGEKPFPCDCGKAFKSRPELGQHMKRHKPNTLE, from the exons ATGGAAGTTGCTCAATTAAACGAGGTTTTCAAGGAAAAATCAGTGTTCCAT GACATTGATGAATCCAAATACAAAGAGTCCAGAGTGGTTAATGACAGAGGTGGAAATGATGGAGGCCAAAAAGTATGTGCTACCCTCAAGCAACTGtctgtgaggctgagagactgcaGGAAACTGCTGGGATCAAAAGACTGTATCTTTCTTG GACAGCGGCACAGCTACCGTTCTACGAGACTAAACCATTCTTCAttaagagaagagaagaaggccCAATTTTGCTCAGAATGTGGGAAGAAGTTCTATTCACTGGCATACCTAGAAATGCATCAGCATGTACACAGAGGAGTGAAACCTAATCACTGTGCTGACTGTGGAAAGGGTTTTACTTCAATGTCTGGATTAGTGTTACATCAGGGTGTACATTCAAGAAAGAAATTCCATACCTGTGCTTACTGCAAGAAGACATTCTTTGGGCTTAGAGAATTGAAAACACACCAATGGACACACACCGTAGATCAACCATATCACTGCTCAGACTGTGGATTGGGTTTTATTAAACTGAAAGATTTAAACATGCATCTACCCAAACATGGTGTTGAGAAACCATATCACTGTGAAGATTGCGGAAAAAACTTTTCCGCCCTGACGGGATTAACCACTCACCAAAGGATACACAGCGGAGAGAAGCCTTACCATTGCACAGAGTGTGAAAAGGATTTTGTGACTTCATCGGCACTGTCTAGTCACCAAAGGACACATTCCAAGGAAAAATCTTTCCAGTGCACCGACTGTGGAAAGTTATTCAAGAGACCAGCTGAGCTGAAAACTCATCTGGTAATACATAGAGAAGATAGACCTTATCAGTGTTCTGATTGTGGGAAAGATTTTAGGAGAATGTCTGGTCTGAAACTTCATTGGAGAACGCACACTGGTGAGAAACCTTATACGTGTCAAGATTGTGGTAAGAAGTTTGCTCAACGCCCACATTTGAAAgcacaccaggtaacacacactggagagaggcCATTTTGTTGTACTGATTGTGGCAAGGGCTTCACTCAGTCATCTCATCTAAGAAGCCATCAGAAGATGTATCATAAAGGAGAAAAACCCTTTAGCTGCACAGACTGCGGAAAAAGCTTCACAATTCCCCATTACTTGAAAATGCATCGATTATCACATACGAAGGAGAAACTGTACCATTGCTCTTACTGTGAAAAGATGTTCTCTTATGACAATGCCCTGAGAGCACATGAACGCATACACACCGGAGAGAAGCCTTACAGTTGCAACATTTGTGGCGATAGTTTCCGAACATCTGGATCATTGTTGATACACACACGTcgacacacaggagaaaaaccCTACTGCTGCATTACCTGTGGAAAGTCGTACACCACTGGACGCGCCCTACAATTGCATGAGATgaaccacactggagagaaaccgTTTCCCTGCGATTGTGGCAAAGCTTTCAAGTCACGGCCTGAGCTTGGTCAGCATATGAAACGACATAAGCCTAACACTTTAGAATGA
- the ttc19 gene encoding tetratricopeptide repeat protein 19, mitochondrial: MALPYISRVILRNTSKIKQLFPASSHSLSIDSLIRARVQSMQYQHSVTSNLSEPYSSVLGRSMHGSEQNGTRNRANCWTYGIWSVMAFSLFGQTEEDTRDEAQKKEDEIILLLKKAKLSMKRGQLQVASGFLHQAIALAHKSHNTKAIIYTYSLMANLAYVQGQLDNAEKLFKAAMSFMLSGGTPQDDNAVVEMSLKLATIYAGQNKKELAEHGFQFCTESLKAKLEKKETSTEEQSEEQAEEAKKHRKETRLLLGLCLDSRARYMAVTQRPSQATRDYQSALKICQEEQGETHPQSIVLLSDLATILDQQGRYDEALPLVKKAVDLSRAAGHPDQHVLMGNMAGILLHQGHLDESVHLYKEALTLALSVGDEEAVEQILAGLKEVDKKRNEPKEAQE, translated from the exons atgGCGCTACCCTATATCAGTCGTGTGATTCTTAGAAACACAAGTAAAATAAAACAACTTTTTCCGGCTAGCAGCCACAGTTTGTCAATTGATAGTCTAATTCGTGCAAGGGTACAATCGATGCAATATCAGCATTCTGTAACATCTAATTTAAGTGAGCCGTACAGCTCTGTATTGGGAAGGTCAATGCATGGCAGTGAACAAAATGGTACTAGGAATCGTGCAAATTGCTGGACTTATGGAATCTGGAGTGTAATGG CATTTTCGCTCTTTGGTCAAACTGAGGAGGATACCAGAGATGAAGCCCAGAAGAAAGAGGATGAGATCATCTTACTTTTGAAAAAAGCCAAA CTCAGTATGAAGAGGGGTCAACTTCAAGTAGCCTCTGGGTTCCTTCATCAGGCAATAGCATTGGCTCATAAGTCCCACAACACAAAAGCCATTATCTATACGTACAGCCTG ATGGCAAACCTGGCCTATGTCCAAGGTCAACTGGACAAC GCAGAAAAACTCTTCAAAGCAGCCATGAGTTTCATGCTATCCGGAGGAACACCACAG GATGACAATGCAGTCGTTGAGATGTCTTTGAAGCTTGCTACCATATATGCTGGCCAAAATAA GAAGGAGTTGGCAGAGCATGGGTTTCAGTTCTGCACTGAATCTCTTAAAGCCAAGCTGGAGAAGAAGGAAACCTCCACAGAGGAGCAATCAGAAGAACAAGCAG AGGAGGCAAAGAAGCATCGCAAGGAGACACGTCTGCTGCTGGGCCTTTGCCTTGACTCCAGAGCCCGGTACATGGCTGTCACGCAGCGCCCGAGCCAGGCCACCAGAGACTACCAGAGCGCCCTAAAGATCtgccaggaggagcagggggagaccCATCCGCAA TCCATTGTGCTTCTGAGCGACCTGGCCACAATTCTAGATCAACAGGGGCGGTACGATGAGGCCCTTCCTCTGGTGAAGAAGGCAGTGGATCTGAGCAGGGCTGCCGGCCATCCGGACCAGCACGTTTTGATGGGAAACATGGCTGGCATCCTGCTCCACCAAG GTCATTTGGATGAGTCAGTCCATCTCTATAAAGAGGCTTTGACTTTGGCCCTTTCTGTGGGAGATGAAGAGGCTGTGGAGCAGATCCTGGCAGGGCTGAAAGAGGTAGACAAAAAGAGGAATGAACCTAAGGAAGCCCAAGAGTGA
- the LOC136959006 gene encoding zinc finger protein 665-like — protein sequence MEVAQLNEIFKEEPVFHDIDESKYNESRGGNDGGQKVCATLKNLSVRLTDCRKLLGSKDCIFLGQRHSYRSTRQNHSSSQEGKKAHVCSECGRKFYSLSYLEMHQHVHRGVKPNHCADCGKGFTSMSGLVLHQRVHSREKSHTCSYCNKTFFLLRELKTHQWAHTVGQPYHCSDCGLGFSKLKDLSMHLPKHSVEKPYHCEDCGKNFTTQPGLTTHQRIHSGEKPYHCTECEKAFASSSELYSHQRTHSKEKSFQCTDCGKLFKSAAGLKTHLVMHREDRPYQCSDCGIGFRRMSGLKLHWRTHTGEKPYTCQDCGKKFAQRPHLKAHQVTHTGERPFCCTDCGKRFTQSSHLRSHQKLYHNGEKPFSCTDCGKSFTIAHYLKIHRLSHTKEKLYHCSYCEKMFSYHNALRAHERRHTGEKPYSCNICGDSFRTSGALLVHTRGHTGEKPYCCITCGKSYTTGRALQLHEMNHTGERPFACDCGKAFKSRPELGQHKKRHKPTL from the exons ATGGAAGTTGCTCAATTAAATGAGATTTTCAAGGAAGAACCCGTGTTCCAT GACATTGATGAATCCAAGTACAATGAGTCCAGAGGTGGAAATGATGGAGGCCAAAAAGTGTGTGCTACCCTCAAGAATCTGTCTGTGAGGCTAACAGACTGCAGGAAACTGCTGGGATCAAAAGACTGTATCTTTCTTG GACAGCGGCACAGCTACCGTTCTACGAGACAAAACCATTCTTCATCACAAGAAGGGAAGAAGGCCCATGTTTGCTCAGAATGTGGGAGGAAGTTCTATTCACTGTCATACCTGGAAATGCATCAGCATGTACACAGAGGAGTAAAACCTAATCACTGTGCTGACTGTGGAAAGGGTTTTACTTCAATGTCTGGATTAGTGTTACATCAGCGTGTACATTCTAGAGAGAAATCCCATACCTGTTCTTACTGCAATAAGACATTCTTTCTGCTAAGAGAATTGAAAACACACCAATGGGCACACACTGTAGGTCAACCATATCACTGCTCAGACTGTGGATTGGGTTTTAGTAAACTGAAGGATTTAAGCATGCACCTACCCAAACATAGTGTTGAGAAACCTTATCATTGTGAAGATTGTGGAAAAAACTTTACCACCCAGCCGGGATTAACCACTCACCAAAGGATACACAGCGGAGAGAAGCCTTACCATTGCACAGAGTGTGAAAAGGCTTTTGCGTCATCGTCGGAACTGTATAGTCACCAAAGGACACATTCCAAGGAAAAATCTTTCCAATGCACCGACTGTGGAAAGTTATTCAAGTCAGCAGCTGGGCTGAAAACTCATCTGGTAATGCATAGAGAAGATAGACCTTACCAGTGTTCTGATTGTGGGATAGGTTTCAGGAGAATGTCTGGTCTGAAACTTCATTGGAGAACGCACACTGGTGAGAAACCTTATACGTGTCAAGATTGTGGTAAGAAGTTTGCTCAACGCCCACATTTAAAAgcacaccaggtaacacacactggagagaggcCATTTTGTTGTACTGATTGTGGCAAGCGCTTCACTCAGTCATCTCATCTAAGAAGCCATCAGAAGTTGTATCATAATGGAGAAAAACCCTTTAGCTGCACAGACTGCGGAAAAAGCTTCACAATTGCCCATTACTTGAAAATACATCGATTATCACATACGAAAGAGAAACTGTACCATTGCTCTTACTGTGAAAAGATGTTTTCGTATCACAATGCCCTGAGAGCACATGAACGCAGACACACCGGAGAGAAGCCTTACAGTTGCAACATTTGTGGCGATAGTTTCCGAACATCGGGAGCCTTGTTGGtacacacacgtggacacacaggagaaaaaccCTACTGCTGCATTACCTGCGGAAAGTCGTACACCACTGGACGCGCCCTACAATTGCATGAGATGaaccacactggagagagaccgTTTGCCTGCGATTGTGGCAAAGCTTTCAAGTCACGGCCTGAGCTTGGTCAGCATAAGAAACGACATAAGCCAACACTTTAG
- the si:dkey-154p10.3 gene encoding zinc finger protein 672 yields MSPVKDDYQEIRPVSLRLLEENVTSSLYCGTVKGMEDQVLLEAFLVEVYRCRVCQFSTGLKANINAHFMDGHELGASSCTVLSCMKKDEGENLRVDVGIGVDGEDSDIDQNGSPFNLEDDLHPSSKDGVNHINHMGLDRISFLLPMYDMLPNISPRSCDMGLDSNSDGSLHVAQTCEVSTLFVEEQQDKDEDDKDCMFELDGDASVNLSCPIGSVVNDTGSQDEEMAQSAHLMTLGLCRISTAKTLPSQTETLNTKLSSIPVCQESSSQDDKIPKKPPLQHLLPKQWRSGRGKPLSCIFCNARLTSKRLIKVHQKSPKGDKGFKCLWCRWRRSRWWEMELHRRGHGRRRRWWERRSRPYSCQICSQTFRSIQSRDAHKQKHSQIQSSQGCFMCLHCDYSGRSWGRLHKHIVLKHKSIVDNKMDVSDECNSKTYMHREITYLEDLAEGTRSEKSSHLRKTKMKLTRGKKNAEGEEKNMPRKEEQSTKSKGFCCALCDRTFSTKLTMRRHMGIHQGYKPFECPHCQYSTRLKASLVQHLRVHTGEKPYKCPQCPYASIDSSSLLRHSRTHTQEKPYHCQYCPYSSIQKKSLDLHARRHHTGQSFPCHLCQYSSPDRQLLVRHLRKYHTTEQPPSTGAAVT; encoded by the exons ATGAGTCCAGTTAAAGATGACTATCAGGAAATAAGACCCGTGTCTTTGCGTCTTTTAGAAGAGAATGTCACCTCCAGTCTATACTGTGGGACTGTCAAGGGGATGGAAGATCAAGTTTTACTGGAAGCCTTCTTGGTAGAAGTCTACCGCTGTCGAGTGTGTCAGTTCAGTACTGGTCTGAAAGCCAATATTAACGCGCACTTTATGGATGGACATGAATTGGGAGCCTCCAGTTGCACCGTTCTCTCATGTATGAAAAAGGATGAAGGGGAGAATCTTCGTGTGGATGTTGGAATAGGGGTTGATGGAGAGGACAGTGACATTGATCAAAATGGCTCTCCCTTCAACTTAGAAGATGATCTGCATCCTTCTTCCAAGGATGGTGTCAACCATATTAATCATATGGGATTGGATCGCATTTCCTTTCTCCTGCCAATGTATGACATGCTGCCAAACATAAGCCCACGGTCATGTGACATGGGACTTGACTCCAACTCAGATGGAAGCCtacatgttgcacagacttGTGAG GTAAGCACTCTGTTTGTGGAGGAACAACAGGATAAGGATGAAGATGACAAGGACTGCATGTTTGAATTGGATGGCGATGCCTCTGTCAATCTGTCCTGTCCAATAGGCTCAGTAGTGAATGACACCGGGAGCCAGGATGAGGAAATGGCCCAGTCGGCTCACCTAATGACCCTAGGACTGTGTCGTATCTCTACAGCCAAGACCCTTCCAAGCCAAACAGAGACCCTAAACACAAAGCTGTCCTCCATCCCAGTCTGTCAAGAGAGCTCCTCTCAGGATGATAAGATTCCTAAGAAGCCCCCACTACAGCATCTGCTCCCCAAGCAGTGGAGGTCAGGCAGGGGGAAACCACTTTCATGCATTTTTTGCAATGCAAGACTGACCTCCAAACGTTTGATTAAGGTCCACCAGAAGTCCCCTAAAGGAGACAAGGGCTTCAAGTGTCTGTGgtgtaggtggaggaggagcagatggTGGGAGATGGAGCTCCACCGGAGGGgtcatgggaggaggaggagatggtgggagaGGCGTTCCAGGCCCTACAGTTGCCAGATCTGTTCCCAGACGTTCCGAAGCATTCAATCTCGTGATGCCCACAAACAGAAGCACAGTCAAATCCAAAGCAGTCAAGGATGCTTCATGTGCCTGCATTGTGACTACAGTG GCAGGTCCTGGGGAaggctacacaaacacattgtctTAAAGCATAAGAGCATCGTGGACAATAAGATGGATGTCTCAGATGA ATGTAACTCAAAGACATACATGCATCGTGAAATCACTTATCTTGAGGACTTGGCTGAAGGGACTAGGTCTGAGAAGTCTTCTCACTTAAGAAAAACTAAGATGAAGCTGACCAGGGGGAAGAAGAATGCAGAGGGGGAAGAAAAGAATATGCCACGAAAAGAAGAACAGTCAACAAAGAGTAAAGGGTTTTGCTGTGCCCTCTGTGATAG GACGTTCTCCACAAAGCTTACGATGCGTCGCCACATGGGAATCCATCAGGGCTACAAACCATTCGAGTGCCCACACTGCCAGTACAGTACCCGCCTCAAGgcctccctggtacaacacctaCGAGTTCATACAG gagagaagccctacaaatGCCCCCAGTGTCCGTATGCTTCCATTGATAGCAGTTCTCTACTCAGACACTCTCGAACACATACTCAGGAGAAGCCCTACCACTGCCAGTACTGCCCTTacagcag CATTCAGAAGAAAAGCTTGGACCTGCATGCCCGTCGTCACCACACGGGCCAGTCTTTCCCCTGCCACCTGTGCCAGTACTCCAGCCCAGACCGACAACTACTTGTTCGCCACCTGCGCAAGTACCACACTACAGAACAACCCCCCAGTACTGGAGCAGCAGTCACCTGA
- the tmx3a gene encoding protein disulfide-isomerase tmx3a gives MAHIKCQVICTVLLTLSVVSGYVVELDDTFTETKGEDIWLIKFYAPWCTFCKELSPVWHEVAAELKSMGSEVNVGRADASTQTSITKEFRVGGYPAIKMLKDDVKYNYRGPRTKDGILDFATRVSGPLVRALTTPQLFQHALSRHTVLFVYIGGASLLKTDYVSSAKELIVHTYFFSASRDVLPKGVTIHPLPAVVVFKEGTYYTYDMDRDGDLTSWINRERFPYYLKIDTYTLYAMGDSDKLVVLALVDEKKLSQYSIRYKTMVEKVSTEYKELYRSELQFGYMEGKDYIDGLIMGEVAIPSIIMLNMSNDGYFLPPDEVQTEEQLVQFINGVLDGSFESQGGNGVFQRFQRFVYNTKLNVMPIYNKAPILVIFVFIIFLSGFVIMIYFLYTCCSSEKDEEELSSEAKSKADKKAD, from the exons ATGGCACATATTAAGTGCCAAGTTATATGTACAG TTTTGCTGACTTTAAGTGTGGTGTCAGGCTATGTGGTGGAGCTCGACGACAC GTTTACTGAAACAAAAGGAGAAGATATATGGCTGATAAAA TTCTATGCTCCTTGGTGCACATTCTGCAAAGAATTGAGCCCAGTGTGGCATGAAGTTGCAGCAGAGTTGAAAAgtatggggtcagaggtcaatgtGGGAAGAGCTGATGCCTCAACACAGACCA GTATTACAAAGGAGTTCAGAGTGGGAGGTTATCCAGCTATAAAGAT GTTGAAAGATGATGTGAAGTACAACTATCGAGGCCCTAGAACCAAAGATGGCATCCTTGATTTTGCTACTAGAGTATCTGG ACCTTTGGTGAGGGCCCTAACCACCCCACAGTTGTTTCAACATGCTTTAAGTAGACACACTGTTCTCTTTGTCTACATTGGTGGGGCTTCCCTCTTAAAG ACAGACTATGTTTCTTCAGCCAAGGAGCTGATTGTGCATACATACTTCTTCTCTGCCTCAAGGGATGTTTTACCTAAG GGAGTAACCATTCATCCTCTtccagctgttgttgtgttcaAGGAGGGGACATACTATACTTATGACA TGGACCGAGATGGTGATCTCACATCCTGGATAAATAGAGAACGTTTCCCTTATTACCTGAAGATTGATACTTATACTTTGTATGCAATGGGAGATTCAG ACAAACTGGTGGTTTTGGCTCTAGTTGATGAGAAGAAACTTTCACAATATAGCATCCG TTACAAGACAATGGTGGAAAAAGTGTCTACAGAATACAAGGAGCTTTACCGCAG TGAACTCCAGTTTGGTTATATGGAAGGGAAGGATTACATTGATGGACTCATCATGGG GGAAGTGGCCATACCTTCCATTATTATGTTAAACATGTCAAATGATGGATATTTTTTGCCACCTGATGAAGTACAGACAGAGGAGCAGTTGGTGCAATTCATTAATGGTGTGTTGGATGGTAGCTTCGAG TCTCAAGGGGGTAATGGAGTATTTCAGCGATTCCAGAGGTTTGTGTACAACACCAAACTGAATGTGATG CCTATATACAACAAAGCACCAATTTTGGTAATCTTTGTCTTTATCATCTTTTTGAGTGGTTTTGTAATTATGATATACTTTTTATATACCTGTTGCTCATCTGAAAAGGACGAAGAAGAGCTCAGTTCGGAGGCAAAGAGCAAGGCTGACAAAAAAGCAGATTAG